Proteins co-encoded in one Arachis stenosperma cultivar V10309 chromosome 7, arast.V10309.gnm1.PFL2, whole genome shotgun sequence genomic window:
- the LOC130939203 gene encoding transcription factor PAR1-like — translation MPPPFHHHDKKQAALHVLRRGRRRRREEEKEEEEDDHDDVKKEEEEEEEREEVERKIEALKKIVPGGESVEGVEKLFDETAGYILSLRCQLNTLRALAAFFHNLHQNTN, via the coding sequence ATGCCACCACCATTTCACCACCACGACAAGAAGCAGGCCGCATTGCATGTTCTACGGCGAGGCCGGAGGCGgcggagggaagaagaaaaagaagaagaagaagacgaccATGACGATGtgaagaaagaggaagaagaagaagaggagagagaagaggtAGAGAGAAAGATTGAAGCATTGAAGAAGATAGTGCCAGGTGGCGAGTCAGTAGAAGGAGTTGAGAAGCTCTTCGATGAAACCGCCGGTTACATACTCTCTCTTCGCTGCCAACTCAACACTCTTAGGGCTCTTGCTGCTTTCTTTCACAATCTCCACCAAAACACCAATTAA